A DNA window from Zingiber officinale cultivar Zhangliang chromosome 3A, Zo_v1.1, whole genome shotgun sequence contains the following coding sequences:
- the LOC122052428 gene encoding 60S ribosomal protein L23A — MAPKATSKKPDDKAQAEKVAKAVKTGSTLKKKTKKIRTSVTFHRPKTLQKPRNPKYPRISAPPRNKLDHYQILKYPLTTESAMKKIEDNNTLVFIVDLRADKKKIKAAVKKMYDIQAKKVNTLIRPDGTKKAYVRLTPDYDALDVANKIGII, encoded by the exons ATGGCACCAAAAG CTACCTCGAAGAAACCTGATGATAAAGCACAGGCTGAGAAAGTTGCGAAGGCCGTGAAGACTGGATCAACTCTGAAGAAGAAAACCAAGAAGATCCGGACCTCTGTAACTTTTCATCGGCCAAAGACTCTTCAAAAGCCCAGAAACCCAAAATACCCCAGAATTAGTGCTCCACCAAGAAACAAGTTGGACCACTATCAAATTCTCAAGTATCCCTTGACCACTGAATCTGCTATGAAGAAAATTGAAGACAACAACACTCTTGTCTTCATTGTTGATCTTAGAGCagacaagaagaagatcaaggctGCAGTTAAGAAAATGTACGATATTCAGGCGAAGAAAGTGAATACTCTGATCAG GCCGGACGGAACTAAGAAGGCTTATGTGAGACTAACACCTGATTATGATGCCCTTGACGTTGCAAATAAGATTGGTATCATCTAA
- the LOC122052430 gene encoding phosphoenolpyruvate carboxykinase (ATP) 1-like: MADGDFTVSKPSNGLAKIRTEGSGHGICHDDSALPVKAQTIDELHSLQKKRWSSPTTPMDQQTQQQAFIAASEEERHKQRLQSISASLASLTRETGPKLVRGDPARNAEGANRVHHVTPTVSVTDSALKFTHILYNLSPAELYEQAIKYEKGSFITSAGALATLSGAKTGRSPRDKRVVIDETTSEELWWGKGSPNIEMDEHTFMVNRERAVDYLNSLEKVFVNDQFLNWDPEYQIKVRIVSARAYHSLFMHNMCIRPTPEEIENFGVPDFTIYNAGQFPCNRYTHYMTSSTSIDLNLARREMVILGTQYAGEMKKGLFSVMHYLMPKKQILSLHSGCNMGKDGDVALFFGLSGTGKTTLSTDQNRLLIGDDEHCWSENGISNIEGGCYAKCIELSKEKEPDIWNAIKFGTVLENVVFDEHTREVDYEDKSVTENTRASYPIEYIPNAKIPCIGPHPRNVILLACDAFGVLPPVSRLTLAQTMYHFISGYTALVAGTEDGIKEPQATFSACFGAAFIMLHPTKYAAMLAEKMEKHNAAGWLVNTGWSGGRYGVGNRLKLGYTRKIIDAIHSGSLLNAEYKKTEVFGLQIPTQVEGVPSEILDPVNTWADKEAYKETLLKLAGLFRQNFEVFADYKIGQEGKLADEIFAAGPNF, translated from the exons ATGGCGGACGGCGACTTCACCGTCTCGAAGCCGTCGAATGGGCTGGCGAAGATCCGCACAGAAGGCAGCGGCCATGGCATTTGCCACGACGACAGCGCACTGCCGGTGAAGGCGCAGACCATCGACGAGCTCCACTCCTTGCAGAAGAAGCGTTGGTCCTCGCCCACCACCCCCATGGACCAGCAGACGCAGCAGCAGGCCTTCATTGCCGCCTCCGAGGAAGAACGCCACAAGCAGCGACTCCAGTCCATCAG TGCGTCGTTGGCGTCCCTGACTCGCGAGACAGGGCCGAAGCTGGTGAGAGGCGACCCAGCCAGGAACGCAGAGGGGGCCAACAGAGTGCACCATGTCACGCCGACCGTTAGCGTCACTGACAGTGCTCTCAAGTTCACCCATATCCTCTACAATCTCTCCCCGGCAG AGCTATATGAACAGGCCATCAAGTATGAGAAAGGCTCGTTCATTACCTCGGCCGGGGCTTTGGCCACCTTGTCCGGTGCCAAAACCGGCCGCTCCCCGAGGGACAAGAGGGTTGTCATAGACGAGACCACTTCTGAGGAGCTGTGGTGGGGCAA GGGCTCCCCTAACATCGAGATGGATGAGCATACCTTCATGGTGAACAGGGAGAGGGCCGTTGATTACCTCAACTCTCTCGAAAAGGTTTTTGTGAACGATCAGTTCCTCAACTGGGATCCTGAGTATCAGATCAAAGTTCGAATCGTCTCGGCGAGAGCCTATCATTCCCTGTTCATGCACAACAT GTGCATTCGTCCGACTCCAGAAGAAATAGAGAATTTTGGTGTTCCAGACTTTACAATTTACAACGCTGGACAGTTTCCCTGCAACCGTTACACTCACTACATGACTTCCTCCACCAGCATTGATCTCAACCTCGCGAGGAGGGAGATGGTTATCCTCGGAACGCAGTACGCCGGGGAGATGAAGAAAGGTTTATTCAGTGTGATGCACTATCTCATGCCTAAGAAACAAATTCTCTCCCTGCACTCTGGCTGCAACATGGGCAAAGATGGTGATGTTGCTCTCTTCTTCGGATTATCAG GCACAGGGAAAACTACCCTGTCTACTGATCAGAACAGGTTGCTTATTGGTGACGACGAGCACTGTTGGAGCGAAAATGGTATTTCAAACATAGAAGGTGGTTGTTATGCAAAATGCATTGAATTATCCAAGGAGAAGGAGCCTGATATCTGGAATGCCATCAAGTTTGGAACTG TGCTCGAAAATGTAGTCTTCGATGAGCACACTCGGGAAGTAGACTACGAAGATAAATCGGTTACGGAGAATACTAGAGCTTCTTATCCTATTGAATATATACCGAACGCAAAGATACCATGTATCGGTCCACACCCAAGGAATGTGATCCTCTTGGCATGTGATGCTTTTGGTGTGCTCCCACCTGTTAGCAGGCTCACATTGGCTCAAACCATGTACCATTTCATCAGTGGCTACACTGCTCTGGTAGCAGGAACAGAAGATGGCATCAAGGAACCTCAAGCTACATTTTCGGCATGCTTTGGAGCCGCATTCATTATGCTTCATCCGACAAAGTATGCTGCAATGCTGGCTGAAAAAATGGAGAAACATAATGCCGCAGGATGGCTTGTGAACACAGGCTGGTCTGGTGGAAG GTATGGTGTTGGAAATCGACTCAAGTTGGGATATACGAGAAAGATAATCGATGCCATACACTCGGGTAGCCTTCTGAATGCCGAGTACAAGAAGACTGAAGTTTTTGGGTTACAGATACCCACTCAAGTTGAAGGGGTGCCTTCAGAGATTTTGGATCCAGTTAACACT TGGGCAGATAAGGAGGCTTACAAGGAGACTTTGCTGAAGCTGGCAGGGCTTTTCAGGCAGAATTTTGAGGTGTTTGCCGACTACAAGATTGGTCAGGAGGGGAAATTGGCTGATGAGATTTTTGCCGCAGGGCCAAATTTCTGA
- the LOC122052429 gene encoding E3 ubiquitin-protein ligase WAV3-like — MGTGGWRRAFCTVVRREAPEGTATESVATYSAGPSPTSCAKLRFLSGGKGSSNPSTPRLVPAPELREPPAVMPASGTPTAAAAALFRRKAFSTPSSPRSPSKFAFFKHLSKSRCRICSQSLKASQETPVFTAECTHAFHFPCIAAHVRSHSSLACPVCSAAWRQEPFLSAMNRRDEDTERRMVREAENRNPNRRNDGGGRSGTAKGGEQRFGTSKVAVTDAPSAKVYDDDEPLLHSPGANQARGIRFNPIPEAIDVDDMDEENGDEEDLPIHQSTARSRASGLQVTVMPQAALLSEGRRHRKYVVAIKVKAPPLRSAALLDQTSGRAPIDLVTVLDVSQGMTGEKLQMLKRAMLLVVSSLGPADRLSMVAFSASAGAKRLFPLRRMSRQGQRAARQIVERLVVVGEIGAAAAAGGASVGDALRKATKVLEDRRERNPVATIMLLSDAVQQQHLREQEQPKESNIRVNDKPSRSPRGNLRPHSLSTTTTAVATTRFAHLEIPLEDANATEEPFQRSQVPSECAFIKCVGGLVSVVMLDVRLQLVFPSCEICAVYPSNGGCNDVAIGPEGSVLRLGDLYAEEERELLVELRVPFPAVVETPNDHHRLTAKCSYRDPATHDLSFAEDQVVLLPPLCPEFGEASLRLRNAFVSTRAVSESRRLAELSDYATAHHLLSSARALLHQSASGFEDHQLIRNLDSELAELQRRRSCLAHHQRHHDQPREEAISPSGRQRRWREAPAEVRGEALTPTSAWRAAEQLAKVAIMRKSMNRVSDLHGFENARF; from the exons ATGGGAACGGGAGGGTGGCGGAGAGCTTTCTGCACGGTGGTCCGGCGAGAGGCACCGGAAGGGACGGCGACCGAGAGTGTTGCCACGTACAGTGCTGGCCCCAGTCCGACGAGCTGCGCCAAGCTTAGATTTTTATCCGGCGGCAAAGGGAGCAGTAACCCGTCCACGCCGCGGCTGGTGCCGGCGCCGGAGCTTCGGGAGCCCCCGGCAGTTATGCCTGCATCCGGGACTcccaccgccgccgccgctgctCTGTTTCGTAGAAAGGCCTTCTCTACCCCTTCGTCTCCAAGATCCCCTTCCAAATTTGCCTTCTTCAAGCACCTCTCCAAG AGTCGCTGCCGGATTTGTTCACAAAGCCTGAAGGCGAGCCAGGAAACGCCGGTGTTTACGGCGGAGTGTACCCACGCCTTCCACTTCCCCTGCATCGCCGCCCACGTCAGGAGCCACAGCAGCCTCGCCTGCCCTGTGTGTTCCGCCGCCTGGCGCCAGGAACCTTTCCTCTCGGCCATGAACCGCCGTGACGAAGACACAGAGCGAAGGATGGTTCGTGAGGCGGAGAATCGGAATCCCAATCGAAGAAATGACGGCGGAGGGAGAAGCGGCACAGCCAAAGGCGGCGAGCAACGGTTTGGCACGAGCAAAGTCGCCGTCACAGATGCGCCCTCTGCCAAGGTGTATGACGACGACGAGCCGTTGCTCCATTCGCCCGGAGCCAACCAAGCTCGTGGCATACGATTTAATCCCATACCGGAAGCCATCGACGTGGACGACATGGACGAGGAGAATGGTGACGAAGAGGACTTGCCTATTCATCAGTCAACAGCGAGATCCCGCGCCAGCGGCCTTCAGGTGACTGTTATGCCGCAGGCGGCTCTGCTATCCGAGGGGCGGCGTCACCGGAAATACGTGGTGGCGATCAAGGTGAAAGCGCCGCCGCTCCGGTCAGCTGCTCTCCTCGACCAGACCAGCGGTCGCGCCCCGATCGACCTGGTTACGGTGCTGGACGTGAGCCAAGGCATGACGGGGGAGAAGCTCCAGATGCTAAAGCGCGCGATGCTGCTGGTGGTATCGTCGTTGGGCCCTGCcgaccggctctccatggtcgccTTCTCGGCCTCCGCGGGAGCCAAGAGGCTCTTCCCTCTCCGAAGGATGTCGAGGCAGGGACAGCGCGCCGCCCGGCAGATCGTCGAGAGGCTCGTCGTGGTGGGCGAGATCGGAGCTGCCGCCGCAGCTGGTGGTGCCAGCGTCGGTGACGCTCTCAGGAAGGCTACCAAGGTTCTGGAGGACCGCCGAGAGCGCAATCCGGTGGCCACTATCATGCTCCTCTCGGATGCCGTCCAGCAGCAACACCTACGCGAGCAAGAGCAGCCCAAAGAAAGCAACATCCGCGTTAACGATAAGCCCTCACGCTCGCCTCGCGGTAATCTCCGGCCTCATTCTCTGTCGACAACAACCACAGCCGTCGCCACCACTCGCTTCGCACATCTGGAAATTCCACTTGAAGATGCCAACGCAACTGAAGAGCCATTTCAGAGGAGTCAGGTGCCGTCGGAATGCGCTTTCATCAAGTGCGTCGGCGGTCTCGTGTCGGTGGTGATGCTGGACGTCCGCCTCCAACTCGTGTTCCCGTCTTGCGAAATCTGCGCCGTGTATCCGTCCAACGGTGGTTGCAACGACGTGGCTATTGGACCAGAGGGCTCTGTTCTCCGTCTGGGGGATCTCTAcgcagaagaggagagggagcTTTTGGTGGAGCTGCGGGTGCCCTTTCCGGCGGTAGTAGAGACACCCAATGACCATCACCGGTTGACTGCAAAGTGCAGCTACCGCGATCCGGCCACCCACGATCTCTCATTCGCCGAGGATCAAGTGGTTCTTCTGCCGCCCCTCTGTCCGGAGTTCGGCGAAGCCTCTTTGAGGCTCCGCAACGCCTTCGTCTCAACACGGGCAGTGTCCGAGTCGCGCCGCCTAGCCGAGCTCTCGGACTACGCCACCGCTCACCACCTGCTCTCCTCCGCCCGCGCCTTGCTGCATCAATCGGCTTCAGGATTCGAGGACCACCAGCTCATCCGCAACCTGGACTCGGAGCTCGCCGAGCTACAGCGGCGACGGAGCTGCCTTGCGCACCACCAGCGTCACCATGATCAGCCGCGGGAAGAGGCGATCTCTCCATCGGGGAGGCAGAGACGGTGGAGAGAAGCTCCGGCGGAGGTGCGGGGGGAGGCCCTGACGCCGACCTCAGCTTGGCGCGCCGCCGAGCAGCTTGCCAAGGTAGCCATCATGCGCAAATCCATGAACCGGGTCAGCGATCTCCATGGGTTCGAGAACGCACGGTTTTAG